In Luteolibacter arcticus, the following proteins share a genomic window:
- a CDS encoding DUF4394 domain-containing protein yields the protein MKFRILLTALCLLGVRAHAGLSPAPEWLAGVSANGMLVMFPSDDPFDFTKVKIKGLQKKEKILGLDVRPLNGQLYALGSSSRIYTINWETGIATVVGTAPFSTLLNGTSFGFDFNPTVDRIRVVSNTGQNLRLNPDTGEIAAVDASLAYAGGDPNFAAVPNVVASAYNNNDNDPLTGTTLFNIDAGRDILTNQNPPNNGTLNTIGSLGVDAQQVAGFDVSGSTGTAYAAIVVKQGKKKNLRATLYTVDLTTGAATSLDKIGGPWPLTSLTVVAPVVMAE from the coding sequence ATGAAATTCCGCATCCTACTCACTGCGCTCTGCCTCCTCGGCGTGCGCGCCCACGCCGGCTTATCCCCGGCCCCCGAATGGCTCGCCGGCGTCTCCGCCAATGGCATGCTCGTGATGTTCCCCAGCGACGATCCCTTCGATTTCACCAAGGTGAAGATCAAGGGCCTCCAGAAGAAGGAGAAGATCCTCGGCTTGGATGTCCGTCCGCTCAATGGACAGCTCTACGCGCTGGGCAGCTCCAGCCGGATCTACACCATCAATTGGGAAACCGGGATCGCCACGGTGGTCGGCACCGCGCCGTTCAGCACGCTTCTGAACGGGACCTCCTTCGGCTTTGACTTCAACCCGACAGTGGACCGCATCCGGGTCGTGAGCAATACCGGGCAAAACCTTCGTCTGAATCCCGACACCGGGGAAATCGCGGCGGTGGATGCCAGTCTTGCTTACGCGGGCGGCGATCCAAACTTCGCGGCCGTCCCCAACGTCGTGGCCAGTGCGTATAACAACAACGACAACGATCCCCTGACCGGCACCACGCTGTTCAATATCGATGCCGGACGTGACATCCTCACCAACCAGAATCCGCCCAACAATGGCACGCTGAATACCATCGGCTCCCTCGGTGTGGATGCCCAGCAAGTGGCAGGCTTCGACGTTTCCGGCAGCACCGGCACCGCCTATGCCGCTATCGTCGTGAAACAGGGCAAGAAGAAGAATCTCCGCGCCACTCTTTACACCGTCGATCTGACCACCGGTGCAGCCACCTCACTCGACAAGA